One Pochonia chlamydosporia 170 chromosome 5, whole genome shotgun sequence DNA segment encodes these proteins:
- a CDS encoding mediator of RNA polymerase II transcription subunit 19 (similar to Metarhizium acridum CQMa 102 XP_007815944.1), giving the protein MLSAQDISVLANAPPSPDIWDSHCAPPLNSMASLSTHASSLSPCFKPACTAAPTPSCAQPQSDTYVSDNAPHKRFYYKRFPDKRKRSPGDIGDCERKSARPQSSTKLPNDDSSLDDTGDCDKKSAHPQFDTDLSDDNDSPHKRFYDKERLTQERIADKRERSLAHPDPLTQLTEDLYELCGLTDLAAEVAREKPNGEKNALRKTYKGHIKRLGVAGHFDVQKKKEDAPSEFMAILQVPELEWNVHQVKGREISDGLSMTTMSNLGRAMNMSKGPIPKAVWDSSVLGDLAPSNGNASKPISAKPSAPGTPLASTPNAMGRPQPQSLAGQDPNRPRRNVKKRSYGESSFEGYGEGYPDDDGGMDTGYSTGEGEGSGPKRRKQIHLRMAS; this is encoded by the exons ATGCTCTCGGCTCAAGACATTTCGGTGCTGGCGAACGCCCCACCCTCGCCAGACATCTGGGACTCTCACTGTGCGCCGCCTCTGAACTCCATGGCCTCACTCTCTACACATGCATCATCACTCTCCCCTTGCTTCAAACCCGCATGCACCGCTGCGCCAACTCCAAGTTGCGCGCAACCGCAGTCCGACACTTACGTGTCCGACAACGCACCCCACAAGCGTTTCTACTACAAGCGGTTTCCAGACAAGCGCAAACGCTCGCCGGGTGATATCGGCGACTGCGAAAGAAAGTCCGCGCGACCACAGTCCAGCACAAAGCTGCCCAACGACGAC TCCTCGCTAGATGATACTGGCGATTGTGACAAAAAGTCCGCGCACCCTCAGTTCGACACAGACCTGTCCGACGACAACGACTCACCGCACAAGCGGTTCTACGACAAGGAGCGGTTAACTCAAGAGCGGATTGCAGACAAGCGGGAGCGCTCGCTGG CACATCCAGATCCTCTGACCCAACTGACAGAAGACCTATATGAGCTCTGTGGTCTTACCGACCTCGCCGCCGAGGTAGCACGGGAGAAGCCCAACGGCGAGAAGAATGCTCTTCGAAAAACATACAAAGGCCACATAAAACGGCTCGGGGTAGCTGGTCACTTTGACGtgcagaaaaagaaggaagatgcACCTTCAGAATTCATGGCCATTCTGCAGGTCCCCGAGCTGGAATGGAATGTCCACCAAGTTAAAGGCCGTGAGATTTCAGATGGCTTATCAATGACCACTATGTCGAATCTCGGTCGTGCCATGAACATGTCCAAAGGACCTATCCCTAAAGCAGTGTGGGATTCCTCGGTGCTGGGAGACTTAGCACCATCAAATGGAAATGCGTCCAAGCCAATCTCAGCCAAACCATCAGCACCGGGTACGCCCTTAGCCTCTACTCCAAACGCCATGGGTAGGCCCCAACCCCAGAGTCTAGCAGGGCAAGATCCCAACAGGCCGCGGAGGAACGTCAAGAAACGTTCCTATGGCGAGAGCAGTTTCGAAGGCTACGGCGAAGGCTACCCTGACGACGATGGTGGCATGGATACTGGCTACTCCacaggagaaggagaaggcagCGGCCCAAAGCGGCGCAAACAA ATTCACCTTCGAATGGCCTCATGA
- a CDS encoding fungal specific transcription factor (similar to Neosartorya fischeri NRRL 181 XP_001265838.1) — MDHMSFQMPGMEPPPIMNQPPQIFGGYGPDGLPNIPQMPADLAAHMFPDAHLLMEDTNEAKRRRIARACDMCRKKKIKCDGKLPACTHCINYKTDCVFTQIEKKRSPPKGAKYIEGLENRLGRMEHLLRLSGLLSEDDSGTDLGALEKKLAAKSRQASTVATSPMSPSQTMSGQDGTASTPQSSLTSPDPTKEKERDRDEKRKSITPGEEQPGEEEEEEVEALSEMMCSLVTNQCGETRYIGSSSGFSIFSPKGIQWVNERTGDDSFAKMISEVSVDDHKWTNWKPEVFGDLFQRRVFRPLPPKNEALSLLQDYFENFNCMFPLFHQPTFMHLVERQYSPDPYEGSGWWASLNCALAIAHRLRVVSNLVPQEDDEKAWAYLKNAMAVFSELTMRNTDLLSVQALLGMALFMYGTPNPQPTSLLIAAAIRLSHSIGLHKRGTGFNLNPIEIEQRKRVFWIAYMLDKGLCLRSGRPPAQDDDDMNVDLPDADPADNIGNIPLADGKGKMNLFRVMCELTVIESNVYRRLYSTKATKQSDGELLNTIGELDQELEEWKERISIDFRPEHEIKASHTPLILHVVMLHFTYYNCLTTIHRMSIHHGYWTSRLSNYAIQGLNSKPLNPRVFSSAQLCTAAARASIALLKYVPQGDFSCVWLILYFPVSALMTLFSNILQNPLDPRAKSDTRLMDLVVTFLSMLGQEAEQGGVHRMLGICSEFVRIARVVIERAEKEQSSRRKRKTVDSGSKSSTSKPPAAKSPTTGTTTSGETPSAETPRPATAATSAARPRNLSASSTPRDAQASQTSPTSVEKGDPFGAASVLSMNSQSPPTGSSGWQQDMPPAQNGDFESYNNMTAFGASGVSPPPVPLTARPFTQPLLPQDLFGLPATLDWSWAEMSGGAYPSVENGNYGGGQ; from the exons ATGGATCACATGAGTTTTCAGATGCCCGGCATGGAGCCACCACCGATCATGAACCAACCGCCCCAGATCTTCGGCGGATATGGGCCGGACGGTTTACCAAACATCCCTCAGATGCCAGCTGATCTGGCGGCACACATGTTTCCCGACGCCCACCTGTTAATGGAGGATACAAATGAAGCtaaaagaagaagaatcgCAAGG GCTTGCGACATGTgcagaaagaagaagatcaagtGCGATGGAAAACTTCCTGCATGCACTCATTGTATTAACTACAAGACCGATTGTGTTTTTACTCAAATCGAAAAAAAGCGCAGTCCCCCCAAAGG TGCCAAATATATCGAAGGATTAGAAAACAGACTGGGCCGTATGGAACATCTGCTCAGGCTCTCAG GCTTGCTGAGTGAAGATGACAGCGGCACTGATCTGGGCGCGCTGGAGAAGAAATTGGCCGCGAAGTCACGTCAAGCGTCAACCGTCGCAACTAGTCCAATGTCTCCATCGCAAACCATGTCTGGCCAAGACGGCactgcttcaacaccacagaGCTCCCTCACATCTCCTGATCCCaccaaagagaaagaaagagaCCGTGACGAGAAAAGGAAATCCATAACACCTGGAGAGGAGCAGCcaggggaggaggaggaagaagaagttgaagcGCTCTCAGAAATGATGTGTTCCCTTGTCACCAATCAATGTGGTGAAACTCGATACATCGGCTCCTCATCAGGATTTTCCATCTTCTCACCAAAAGGCATTCAGTGGGTCAATGAGCGAACTGGTGATGATTCATTTGCCAAAATGATATCAGAGGTATCAGTCGATGATCATAAATGGACAAATTGGAAGCCCGAGGTTTTCGGCGATCTGTTTCAAAGACGAGTCTTCCGGCCATTACCCCCGAAAAATGAGGCGTTGTCTCTCTTGCAGGATTACTTCGAGAATTTCAACTGCATGTTCCCTCTATTTCACCAACCGACTTTCATGCATCTGGTTGAGAGGCAGTACTCTCCAGACCCCTACGAAGGCTCTGGGTGGTGGGCGAGTCTGAATTGCGCTTTGGCTATTGCGCATCGCCTGCGGGTCGTGAGCAATCTGGTGCCacaagaggacgatgaaaaAGCTTGGGCGTATCTGAAAAATGCTATGGCCGTGTTCTCTGAGCTTACTATGCGCAATACCGATCTATTGAGTGTGCAGGCCCTCTTGGGCATGGCATTGTTCATGTATGGAACTCCCAACCCTCAGCCAACATCACTCTTGATCGCGGCTGCGATACGGCTATCACATAGCATCGGGCTCCACAAGCGCGGTACCGGCTTCAACCTGAATCCTATTGAGATTGAGCAACGAAAGCGAGTATTCTGGATTGCGTATATGCTAGATAAGGGCTTATGTCTTCGGTCAGGCCGTCCACCTGCacaagacgatgacgatATGAACGTTGATCTTCCAGACGCCGACCCTGCCGACAATATTGGGAACATTCCTCTAGCCGACGGTAAAGGGAAGATGAATCTCTTCCGCGTCATGTGCGAACTTACTGTCATCGAAAGCAATGTTTACAGGCGCCTGTATTCGACAAAGGCAACAAAACAGTCTGATGGGGAGCTCTTGAATACAATTGGCGAGTTGGACCAAGAATTAGAGGAATGGAAAGAAAGAATTTCCATTGACTTTCGGCCTGAGCATGAAATCAAGGCCTCTCACACGCCACTGATACTGCACGTCGTTATGTTGCATTTCACATACTACAATTGTTTGACAACCATACACCGCATGTCCATCCACCATGGTTATTGGACCAGCAGATTATCAAACTACGCCATTCAAGGACTGAACTCGAAGCCGCTTAATCCGAGAGTGTTCTCTTCTGCTCAGCTTTGCACTGCAGCGGCACGAGCCTCAATTGCTTTGTTGAAATACGTTCCACAAGGCGATTTCTCTTGCGTTTG GCTAATCCTTTATTTCCCCGTATCTGCACTAATGACATTGTTCAGCAATATTCTCCAAAACCCTCTCGACCCTCGCGCGAAGTCTGACACTCGGTTGATGGATCTTGTCGTTACTTTTCTATCTATGCTTGGTCAGGAGGCTGAACAGGGCGGCGTGCATCGCATGCTCGGTATCTGCTCGGAATTTGTCCGAATTGCCCGAGTAGTCATTGAAAGGGCCGAAAAGGAGCAATCTTCTCGtcgcaagcgcaagacaGTAGACTCTGGTTCCAAATCCAGCACCTCAAAACCCCCTGCCGCCAAATCGCCTACCACAGGAACAACTACATCGGGCGAGACGCCCTCTGCCGAAACGCCTAGGCCAGCCACTGCAGCTACATCAGCGGCAAGACCACGCAATCTGTCCGCCTCTTCAACACCTAGAGACGCGCAGGCATCCCAGACGTCGCCCACCTCCGTCGAGAAGGGTGACCCCTTTGGTGCTGCATCAGTTTTGTCAATGAATAGCCAGTCTCCACCTACTGGCTCATCGGGCTGGCAGCAAGATATGCCGCCCGCTCAGAACGGGGACTTTGAGTCATACAACAACATGACTGCGTTTGGCGCCAGCGGTGTGTCACCGCCGCCTGTTCCATTGACTGCCCGTCCATTCACGCAACCCCTTCTCCCTCAAGACTTATTTGGTCTGCCAGCGACGTTAGACTGGAGTTGGGCGGAGATGAGCGGTGGTGCTTATCCGTCTGTTGAAAATGGCAATTATGGTGGCGGGCAATGA